Genomic window (Microcaecilia unicolor chromosome 8, aMicUni1.1, whole genome shotgun sequence):
ctttattacAAAACCAGGTTAGGTTTGGTAAGATAAGCATTGCTCAAATTGGCTGCTCACTTAAGTCTTGGTGACACCAGCTTACAATGCACTGCAAGACAAACCAAAGAAATTCAGTTTTCACtcatttttttacatatttagggagtaattttataaagctttttccacatgtaaataatATTTTACACACAAAAAGGTCTCATAAAACTGTGGGGGAATATGCAAAAGCAGGGGCGGAGCCAGAAATTCTGGCACCCCTCCTCCCCAGAGTTGCAGCTACCATAATCACCACTATCCTACCTCCACTGCTCACTGTGCAGGAAGAAACTCCAGTGCAAGTCTCAAGACGTGCACCGGAGATCCTTCCTGCACTGCACTGCTTAAAAATAAAGAGTCACCACATGGTTCAGGCAGGGCTGGCACAACAGAGGTAAGAGTGTTGCCATGCTTACCACACTTATCATGTGTGCCAGCTCTGGTAAAAAGTAAGTGTGTGGAAAAAATACAACTGCTTTTACTAAAACTGTGTGTAGGTGTTCCCCAGGGCGTAGATTGGATGGAGTGAGGAGCACAGTTATGATGTCCACAGGTATTTCATAAACTACACGTGTACACACAATAGTGATCATGCACAGATTTACACCTTCAGATTTCTACTCAGGCTTAGGTACCATtgtatctttataaaacagcCAACCAGAACGAGGCTATTAAAAGACAGGATATACGAGACAGCTTGCTGTAAATTTAGGCTCTTACTGTGAAGAAACAAGTGCCTGGAAGTTTTTGAAAGCTGATCTCATTTGGCACTTTGAGGTTTAGGTCAGCTAGGGTTTATTATGTGTGCAGTTCATCATAAAAGCCATATCCTTTATCTGTCCATCACACAGCCATATCCATTACCCACCCATATAATTATGATTCATGTAAACACTGGTAGTAGAAAACAGAAGGTGAGACATTCTCATTATGCAGTATCTAATTAAAGTCATTAAGATCACCATCTTTTGTtctgatttttaattttgttcctAAAGAGCCGATTAGTGTTCGTAGAATTTTTGAAACCTCTTCCCTCTTAACTGCTTGTACTGTCAAGGACTGAGGCCAAATTGATTAGCCCTAGAACTGCATTTGGATGCCACATTGATCCATGTAAAGTGTGAAcactacaaacagctgaagaaggGATCATCAGAGCCCCTTGCAGTCATCATACTATTAAGTGTAAAGCATAAATATAGCATGAACAGATGAAGCAGCATGAGTCAAGATTCCAGAATTCTCCTAGAACTTTGTGGTTCTTTTATACATGCACTGACCCTTGATATAGAAAAGCTATAGGACCAGGTACCTGTTACGTCTGTTTTTCTTCTTCCAGAGACACCATGAGTGACCTGAAAATCCAAGGGCAGGACCTGACTGAGATGAGTTCCTTGATCCAGTCCACTGTGGTGATGGAAGTGACCAAGCAAGTTCAGGCTCTCCTGACATCACTGGAGACCActacactgaatattgccatcaCCGGAGAATCTGGAACTGGAAAGTCAACCTTCATCAATGCCATCCGAGGTCTGAGTGATGAGGATGTGGGAGCAGCAGTGACTGGGGTGACTGAGAGCACCAGAGAGCCGAATTGTTACCAGCACCCAAAGATATCCACTGTTCAATTATGGGATTTGCCTGGCATTGGGACCCCCAGTTTCCAGGCTGACCGGTACCTGGAGCAGGTGGGCTTTGAGAGGTATGACTTTTTTATCATCTTGAGTTCAGAACGCTTCAGAGAAAACAATGCATATCTGGCCAGAAGCATCAGAGCAGTGAACAAGAAGTTCTACTTTGTACGTTCTAAAATCGACCTGGACATAAGGGCCTGCCAGAGGAACAGAAATTTTAATGAAGAGAGAGTCCTTGCAGAAATACGAGCAAATTGTATCCATTGTTTGGAGAAGGAAGGGGTGGAGGCCCCTAAAGTCTTTCTGCTGTCCAGCTTTGAGCTTCATAAGTATGATTTTCACAAGTTGCAAGACACGCTGGTCCAAGAACTTAATGGCCAAAAGAAACATGTGTTGCTACTGTCTCTCCCAAATATCACAGTAGAGATGATTGAAAAGAAGAAGGAGTCCTTGAAAAGGCATATCTGGAAGAAGGCTCTCTTAGCCTGCCTCATCTCCGCTCTGCCCACATTTCCTGTACACTACAATGCACCATTGCTGATGGAGACCTTGGCTTCCTACCAGAAGAACTTTGGCCTGGATGATGAGTCCATCAGCACTCTGGCTTTGAGAGTCAATAAATCTCCTTGTAGCCTGAAGAAGCAGATCACTTCATCCTTGGGCAAGGATATTTCTGATCACTCTGTACAGTCAGCCCTCAGAATGGCTGCACTGTGTGGTCATGCCAGTGTGAGCCTGGTGGAGCGTCATGTGCCATTGTTGGGCAACCTTGTAGCTGGTGGTATCTCCTTTGTGGCCATTTATATTCTACTTAGCAGCTCTTTGGACAGTTTTGCCCAGGATGCCCAGAAGGTCCTGAAAGCAGCCTACAGAACAGAAAAAGAAGATAAGTTGGAAGCCTACTACAGCCAGGAGATTGACTTTCTCTATGACTAATTTCTAGCTGCATGATGTTGCATTCCATTCCTGATTTTTCTAATACCTCCTGCATATTCTGTAAGACAACTAGGGACCAGGATGCTCACGCCAGATTAGCTCTAATATAGCTTGAGAGCATTCTATGAACTATTAAATGTATAGGATTTGGCATTTTACAGTGTGTGGACCTTTTACACAGGCAGAGagtatgctgaaacacggctgtgtcaggATATCATGAGTGCCTTAATTCTTATTAGATAATACAATAAAACTTTGAACCAAGATGATTTCCTGAGTTGTTTGTCTTTTCCTCCCTTTGGTTGTCACTGCTGTTTTTCTTTGTAAGAGTCTGAAAACCAGGGCTGGAGCCTGGAAAAAACATGGAGGCACTTTGGTAGTATTGCACTTATTGGACTTCCAAGCTGAAGGAGGGAAGATTTTTTAGTTGATAAATATGACATTTAAAGAGCCAGCACCTGGTCCCAAAGCTTGTGTGCACATTTGTCATTGGGGAAACAAAGAGCCTACCAAAACATAAAACTTCTTTGTTCCACACCAGCTCTTCCCTCCAAGATTCAAGTTAGAAGTATCTGAGTAAAGTACTGCTGGCAAGCAACTCACTTCTACTACAAAGCACCATTGCTAATGAGTCCCAAAAGAAGCTGCAGACTCATGGTGCAGGTTTATTCTTACCCTGGgacactttgaggctcattttcaaagcacttagcctcccaaagttccatagaaacctatggaacttagcctcccaaagtgctttgaaaatatgcctctttgtatcaACAGCGTCAGAAGCATGACCATAAATTAAGGAACATGGTATGTGGTTTAAATAGGGgagaaaatataaacaaacatacTAAAACACCTACCAAATAATTACTTGATTTTGATTGGATCCTCAGACGGTGAGCCAAATGTTCACATTTAACATTAGCATAACACCAGATTCTTCATTGAtccaaactcattttacatacagtgggggaaataagtatttgatcccttgctgattttgtaagtttgcccactgacaaagacatgagcagcccataattgaagggtaggttattggtaacagtgagagatagcacatcacaaattaaatccggaaaatcacattgtggaaagtatatgaatttatttgcattctgcagagggaaataagtatttgatccctctggcaaacaagacctaatacttggtggcaaaacccttgttggcaagcacagcggtcagacgtcttctgtagttgatgatgaggtttgcacacatgtcaggaggaattttggtccactcctctttgcagatcatctctaaatcattaagagttctgggctgtcgcttggcaactcgcagcttcagctccctccataagttttcaatgggattaaggtctggtgactggctaggccactccatgaccctaatgtgcttcttcctgagccactcctttgttgccttggctgtatgttttgggtcattgtcgtgctggaagacccagccacgacccatttttaaggccctggcggagggaaggaggttgtcactcagaattgtacggtacatggccccatccattctcccattgatgcggtgaagtagtcctgtgcccttagcagagaaacacccccaaaacataacatttccacctccatgcttgacagtggggacggtgttctttgggtcttaggcagcatttctcttcctccaaacacggcgagttgagttcatgccaaagagctcaatttttgtctcatctgaccacagcaccttctcccaatcactctcggcatcatccaggtgttcactggcaaacttcagacgggccgtcacatgtgccttcctgagcagggggaccttgcgggcactgcaggattgcaatccgttatgtcataatgtgttaccaatggttttcgtggtgacagtggtcccagctgccttgagatcattgacaagttcccccccttgtagttgtaggctgatttctaaccttcctcatgatcaaggataccccacgaggtgagattttgcgtggagccccagatctttgtcgattgacagtcattttgtacttcttccattttcttactatggcaccaacagttgtctccttctcgcccagcgtcttactgatggttttgtagcccattccagccttgtgcaggtgtatgatcttgtccctgacatccttagacagctccttgctcttggccatttgtagaggttagagtctgactgattcactgagtctgtggacaggtgtctttcatacaggtgaccattgccgacagctgtctgtcatgcaggtaacgagttgatttggagcatctacctggtctgtaggggccagatctcttactggttggtgggggatcaaatacttatttccctctgcagaatgcaaataaattcatatactttccacaatgtgattttccggatttaatttgtgatgtgctatctctcactgttaccaataacctacccttcaattatgggctgctcatgtctttgtcagtgggcaaacttacaaaatcagcaagggatcaaatacttatttcccccactgtatgtcttaATGCTTGTGTTTCaaaaaatctcttcataaatTTATCAACGACTCAAAGAGGTCATTTTACTTAAGTGTGCTAATGAATTAAAAAACTAGATATAAAACAACTCATAATTAACCAGTAGACTGTATGCTAAAAGAAATGTTTCATGTGTTTAGTTTTTTAtgctttgttttatattttttgtatgaCATGCTCACGTATGTTTTTCGAGTTCAatcgtgacccctgaggcaggcggtttttgccgccgaaacacagactgtgtctgGTCCTACTGGTACTGTGAATAAAGTAATATTAAGCTACATGTCCTGTGATGGATCGTCGTTTTGACCAGCCTCTACTTCTGCTTGTGCTGCTTTCCTGTAGAGGTTCTTCCTGAAAACAATTCATGTGCAGTGAAATAGGGTAACGATCAGATATTGTGCTGGGCAGTATGCACCATTCTgtgcacagtaacatagtaaatgacggcagaaaaagacctgcacggtctacccagtctgcccatatgtgctactttttgtgtataccttaccttgatttgtacctgtccttttcagggcacagaccgtgtaagtctgcccagcgctatccccacctcccaaccaccagccccgcctcccaccaccggctgtggcacagaccgtataagtctgcccagcactatccccgcctcccgccaccagctctgccacccaatctcggccaagctccttaggatccattccttctgaacaggattcctttatgtttatcccacgcgtgcttgaattctgttaccgttttcatttccaccacctcccgcgggagggcattccaagcatccactactctctccgtgaaaaaatacttcctgacatttttcttgagtctgccccccttcaatctcatttcatgtcctctcgttctacctccgcatctccggaaaaggttcgtttgcggattaatacttttcaaatatttgaacgactgtatcatatcactcctgtttctcctttcttccagagtatacatgttcaggtcatcaattcTCTCCTtaatacgtcttgtaacgcaaatcccttaccattctcgtagcttttctttgcactgcttctattctttttacatccttcgtaaggtacggcctccaaaactgcacAATACtcttaagtggggcctcaccaacgacttatacaggggcatcaacaccccctttcttctgctggtcacacctctctctatacagcctaacaaccttctagctacggccaccgccttgtcacactgtttcgtcgccttcagatcctcagatactatcaccccaagatccctctccccgcctaacacatacgtctcccatggatttctattccctaagtgcatcactttgcatttcttcgcattgaattttaattgccaaaccttagaccattcttctagcttcctcagatcctttttcatgttttccgctccctcccaggtgtccactttgttacagatcttagtatcatccgcaaataggcaaactttaccttctaacccttcggcaatgtcactcacaaatatattgaacagaatcggtcccagcaccgatccttgaggaacacctttccctcctccgatcgaattccattcaccaccaccctctggcttctgtccgtcaaccagttcctaatccagttcaccacttcgggtcctattgtaaatatagagaagaaaagaagcttttaccttgcccccccccccctctttcctgggaagggggcatcttgcagagagcagggagacacagtgaggcagccatgggcataattatatataagaAGCCATATTAATTGGTGTTTAAAAGCTTGATGCTTGAATTCAACTTtttcagttctgcaagtgatggaggaatgtcatctggtttagattacGTTTGCCAAGcttaaaggttagaaaggtcagtgagaaatgaaactctgtcctttgtgaatgatggattgttaatgctagcacatctgtatactattaaatcttgaggggatactattatgaatgaacaaagcatgagccagacatgctgtagtttaaaagtagtttaaagctgaaataattttagaagttcttgatatgtagattttgttataaggagatagcttagatatagatatagagaccattataagtatgtagaatatgtccttataaggatgcttactttagaatatgctgtattctgtgtaaattaataattctgtgtggaatgtctgttcaactctctgtctgactttctgagtagggctgcagtgaaaagatcagcatatggtttgacttagccatagttctggctggtttgatgtatgaagctgataggtgaaaagaggtcaggactagtcaactctcttctccttgattaattataggtaaatgtaggaatgggtcttgaaagtaataactgatatgtatgttattaagtaagactggcccttgaccccttaatgaatgccagagttcagttagtagttagtatgaaccagactaggaatatgagaataattaaTGTCAGATTGGCCCCttcgcccctcaatgaacctaagttaatcataataaaatgtaagagactgggaGCCACAATGTCTGGTTTGAGAGgctccaggtcataggtcagtttgagaaatatcaaacctatgtaactgatatttttaaagtaatgattggctgaggcaaggtaaccaatctattctttaccatctggaaagtaaggggggctaggagggggcttaggactgtatttaagtgggagtagaagcagcttacgtcagaagaaagagagcagaaggaacagacagaagagggagagacagcagaaggagagaagcagctgagacagaagccacaaagacacagagagctgagaaagagaagaagagacttaatgctgatgtcctgctttgtttgctggcaaataaagaagatttctccctcattctggtgtgtgctgcttgactcctgaagtaccacagattctgctaacaataggggtaattcatgcatccattcctgcaacaattcttggtggcagcggtgggatttcgAACCCTGCAGcgatttctggcacccaactgactggagaacattcgccgggtatgtattctgtattctgtattgtaatcctagctaggaaactgtaaaccagcccctcaaaaattgaaggaaggggagtctgatcaactctcagcgaagaccttagtagcttttagtctagtggagattagaagcgaaaccgcttgagcttatctgtatctgagaaatttgaaattgttgggtgggattttttgtgcagaatgtgtgatgcatgaatgaatgttaaatgagtgcggacttcttataactgcgtttccaattaacgcgagttcaattggccagtgacagaaggaagcgattgttgtctgtcttacCTTGTGTCTCGAGAGtgtggaccccttactgcactctcaaaaactccctcccttttgtgtgttgtaactgtaagcattatgggagggaaatcgtctagacaaattgatactcccctagattgtatgcttaagaatttcaagaaaggatttttaattaatgattatggacagactttaagctcaagtactctaagaaccttgtgtgaagttgagtggccatctatgggagtggggtggccccctggtggcagcttagatattgaagtaatccggaaggtctacagcataattgtaggagaaccagaatattctgaacaactcccctatatagattcctgggacagccttgtgactgaccctccctcttggttgaaaacttatatgggatccccgtaAATTCATGTTAGGGCCGTGTTCAaagaagattagaaaatctaaattggaagagggaaagagccccaggaagcctaccaccaatcggtggcttc
Coding sequences:
- the LOC115476596 gene encoding interferon-inducible GTPase 5-like isoform X2: MLQTRDRGTALESRDTMSDLKIQGQDLTEMSSLIQSTVVMEVTKQVQALLTSLETTTLNIAITGESGTGKSTFINAIRGLSDEDVGAAVTGVTESTREPNCYQHPKISTVQLWDLPGIGTPSFQADRYLEQVGFERYDFFIILSSERFRENNAYLARSIRAVNKKFYFVRSKIDLDIRACQRNRNFNEERVLAEIRANCIHCLEKEGVEAPKVFLLSSFELHKYDFHKLQDTLVQELNGQKKHVLLLSLPNITVEMIEKKKESLKRHIWKKALLACLISALPTFPVHYNAPLLMETLASYQKNFGLDDESISTLALRVNKSPCSLKKQITSSLGKDISDHSVQSALRMAALCGHASVSLVERHVPLLGNLVAGGISFVAIYILLSSSLDSFAQDAQKVLKAAYRTEKEDKLEAYYSQEIDFLYD
- the LOC115476596 gene encoding interferon-inducible GTPase 5-like isoform X1, whose translation is MLQTRDRGTALESPRDTMSDLKIQGQDLTEMSSLIQSTVVMEVTKQVQALLTSLETTTLNIAITGESGTGKSTFINAIRGLSDEDVGAAVTGVTESTREPNCYQHPKISTVQLWDLPGIGTPSFQADRYLEQVGFERYDFFIILSSERFRENNAYLARSIRAVNKKFYFVRSKIDLDIRACQRNRNFNEERVLAEIRANCIHCLEKEGVEAPKVFLLSSFELHKYDFHKLQDTLVQELNGQKKHVLLLSLPNITVEMIEKKKESLKRHIWKKALLACLISALPTFPVHYNAPLLMETLASYQKNFGLDDESISTLALRVNKSPCSLKKQITSSLGKDISDHSVQSALRMAALCGHASVSLVERHVPLLGNLVAGGISFVAIYILLSSSLDSFAQDAQKVLKAAYRTEKEDKLEAYYSQEIDFLYD